The genomic stretch TGGTGTCAGTTCATCTGATCCGTGTTTTTAATTGTGCAGTTCCCTCTAACTCTTTCCTGTGGGAGCTGAGGTAGCTTAAGTCAGAGGGTCTGTGTTTAACTCACTGATGGGTTGGGATGAATACAGTAAGATATTCACACTTCTTTCTATACAGACTGATATTGAAATAACACGGGAGGAAGACTTTGCCCGCATCCTGCAGATGGAGGAAGAGTACATTCAGCAGATTTGTGAGGATCTTATGAGAGTGAAGCCAGATCTGGTCAtcacagaaaaaggaatttctgGTAATAATGCTCATGATCCTTCCTTTTGTTGAGTTCATCTTTATGTTCATACTGCGTTAAACACACTGTtcaataataagaaaaaaaataattttgaatatgGCCTTATAGTAGTTTTTTTGTCAGTGCTCTAGAAAATAGGTATGAAATGCGGGTATTAGATTTCATTCTTTTGAACGTGGATGCTTAtaataatgttttgcttttccagcatTTGGAAACTATATCAAAACATAAGTGAGGATGAGATTAACAAACCAGGGAGAGCtgcactgtaatttttttcttgcagcttgGTTTAGGATGCAACATTTAGGTtacttcctttcccttcttgcTACTTTAAAGATACACAGtttgtaaacaaaaataaaataaaaataaacaagcaaacaaaaacctgctgatTGATAAATAAAGTTGCACAAACCTGATTTCAGACTTGGCCCAACACTACCTGATGAGAGCCAACATCACAGCAATCCGCAGAGTGAGGAAGACTGACAACAACAGGATTGCCAGGTAAATGTTCTCTTCCTTGCCACAGTTCATTCTTGCTGTGGCACTGAGTTTTCATTCTTATCTCACTCTTTCTCCTGTTCTTATTTGTGAGCATCTGACTTAATTGTTGGTTGTGTGATAGGGCCTGCGGAGCTCGCATTGTGAGTCGCACTGATGAGCTGCGAGAGGAAGATGTGGGAaccggagccaggctctttgaagttaaaaaaataggGGATGAGTATTTTGCCTTCATCACGGATTGCAAAGACCCCAAGGCTTGCACTATCATTCTGCGTGGAGCCAGCAAGGAAATCCTTGCAGTAAGTTACTACgtgtttttccctgctgttctgCCACCTTCCTAGTGTCAGTAAGTTGTTACTTCCTTGTGAGTTCCTTTGGGAATTCTTTCTCACTCCAGAACCCAATCTTGTGTGCTCTACAAGGCAAAACGGTGGAGGGACAAGCCCAGCAGATCTGTGCTCATTTTCTACaaccaaaaaatgtttttatgtgcCTACTACAGGAGGTAGAGCGTAACCTTCAGGATGCCATGCAGGTGTGTCGCAACGTCCTCATTGACCCACAGCTGGTGCCAGGAGGGGGAGCGACTGAAATGGCGGTTTCCCATGCATTGACAGAGAAGTCCAAAGGCATGACAGGTGTGGAGCAGTGGCCCTACCGGGCAGTAGCCCAAGCTCTGGAAGTCATTCCCCGAACACTCATCCAGAACTGCGGCGCTAGTACCATCCGTGTGCTGACCTCACTTAGGGTAAGGCATGCACTAGGGAGTTATCCCCAGAGGTTCATTGTCCTGCCCCTCAGatcctttcttttcagtatcTCTTGAGGTGGCAAGAGAGAGCTCAGACTGTTGAGGTTGTAGCCCTTCAGTAGTTGCAGTAGGCTTTTACAGTGAAGGAATCCTTGGTTGGAGTAACCCATCCCCTCAAGGTGATTGGAATACTAGTTTTTTCTTGCATTAGCTGGgctgcaaacatttttactgaagCCTTGTACCAGAACGTGAAGTCacaaaaattgaattaaatggTTGGTTTGAAGTACCAGAgtgtaaaatcaaaataaaaaaaccctGAGGTTgaacaaaatcaaaatcttcCTTTGTGGTCAGATTGAATGGCATGAGAGAGAAGGAATCACCAAGTATAATTTCTGATACAATTGTTTTAAGCAGTGCTTGGTAATACGCTTTTGTGTAAATTccaaaattggaaaaaaataataaaaaaaaaaagactacttaCTGTTTTCTTGAGGCTATGAATTTGCGTTTCTTGCAGGTGTATTGCTACATGATTGGTAGTGACCTGTTGTTCTGCTTACAGGCAAAACACACCCAAGAGGGCAGCCAGACATGGGGAGTGAATGGTGAGACCGGAGCTTTAGTTGATATGAAGGACCTGGGGATCTGGGAGCCTTTAGCGGTCAAATTGCAGACCTACAAAACAGCAGTAGAGGTAAGGAGAGgagttaaaacttttttttttttttaaaaaaaaaagaaaaaagaaaaaagaaaaaaaagtgagccTCTGTAGCTTGTCCTTTTGGACTGGGGCATGTTGCTGTGTAGACATTCAGATGCTTGGAGAAGCACTGCAACCTGAGCATGGCGTTTGCCAGCTCACTAATGCAAGAGGCGTATGATGGGGATGCAGAAGAGGTGCAACACGTGGGGGAGCTTGTATCGGTTTTGGAGGGGTTGCCTGAGCCTGGGATGTGCCCTTTTCCATCCTACCTGTTTCTCTAACTTAACTGTCTCACAAGAACGAGTGGTTCTGTGTGAGCCAGGGCTGAGAAATTTGGTGGCAGCGGTGTGCTGGAATCCAGtcagcagccctgggagcttTTGTGCTTTGGTATCTGACCTTGAAAGGCACCTCTTCTTCAAACCCACTGCGAGCACTCAGAAGGAAGGCAGGTGCTTTGGTGTTGTGAAAGCTACATGGAttgtgttttattctttgtgaCGGGCTCTTGGTTAGATGTGGATGTGGTATTTTTCCCGCAGACTGCAGTTCTTCTGCTCCGCATTGATGACATTGTTTCGGGGCACAAAAAGAAAGGCGATGAGCAAAGCAAGCAGCCCGCAGCGACGGAGGCTTCCCAGGAGTAGAGGCTGCATTGCCACGATGAAGCAGCAGGCAGCGCAGTCCCGACACCagaagcagctccctgcagcgcTTCGGTTTCTCCCCAGTcctgagctggagctggggcaaAGTCCAAGAATTTGTCAGAAGTTTTGGGgcggggggtgggagggaagaaaacCTGGAATATGGTGAAAAGGGCCAACACGTCCCGTGAAGGGTGGAGACACCACTGCTTTAATTTAAGTCTCCCCTGTACTTCCTCATTGCTGTTTGCCTCGACAATAAAGGACTTTAAAGGAATTTCGCTGCGGGGCGCTCCGTGCGTGGGGGGCAGGAACTGGGGGGGTGGGCGGGGGCCGCGCCCCGCTTCCTGCAGGCGGCGGCGCCTttaaggggtgggggggggcgcGCTCCGAGCTGTCACGTGACGGGGCGGGGCCCTCCCCTCCGGGCCGGGTCCTAGCGCCGGGTTCCGCTCCCCCGGAGGGAGCCATgcggcagctgctgctcttggcCGGGCTGCTGGCGGCGGCCGGCGGCCGGGAGGTGACggcggcaccgggaccggggaagggggggggggggagcggttCACCGGGCTgagccggggccgtgcccgtgCCCCGGGCTCGGCTCGGGGCCGGGGAGAGGCTGCCTCGGCGGTCCCGAGCTTCCCCCCCGGGCCTCGGCTGCGGACGGGGAAGCGGCTCCGAAATGGGGAAGCTGCCCCGCAGCGGGCGAGTGCGCGGCGCTGACCGTGCTCGTTGGGCAACGCCAGGGCCCCGTCACCCGCGGGGCTGGTGGGGAAGTCGGGAGCGGCCCCGCGGTGCCTTCCTCCGGCCGAGCAGAGGCTGCCAGGTCGGCCTCCGCTGGAGAACCGAGCCTCCCGCTGAGGCCTCTTCTTCCTCCGCAGGTGTGGATGCAGTACAACCCTGGCTGGAACGGCTCTTCCGTCAACCTGCTGCATGTCCGGGCGGTGGGGCCCAATGACACCCTGCACTACATCTGGAGCAGCATCGGGGCCCCCGCCGTGCTGCTGGTGGTCACCGAGGGCACGAGCAGTGCCCTGCACGTCAACTGGACCCAGCTGCTCTCGCCCACTCCTGACGGAGCGATTCGGATTGAGCCCGCTGGCAGTGTTGTGTACTCCACAGCTGTCGTCTTCACCAAGGTACCGCCCGAGGATGTAGCACTGCTctgggagagcagccctgcagtgcaAGAGGTGTAGGGTTGTGCCTAGGGCAGAGCAGGTCAGTCTGCAGTTTTCCCAACCGCAGCTAAATGTTGCCTCGTGTGTCCTCCCCTGATTGTCTCAGGTTTGCAATGCCACCTCGAGATGCTTTGCCAAGGCGCTTCCTTTGTGGGTTCCCTCCTCTCTTTGCTGGCAGTGGTAGCTCTGTGGACCACAGCACAAAGTGGCAGTGTCCACGGCACCTGCTGGCAGcttccagcccctctccccttcctcctccccaggtGTTTGAGTACAGCAAGGCCAACGTGCAGGAGGAGGTCTTCTACCCCACCTACGACTTGTCGGACTTCTCCTGGGACAGCGTCAATCGGACCCTGAACCACACTGCCCTGACAGCCGAGTTTGTGGGTGGCCCAGCCACTGACCCCAGTGGCAGCTTCTCCAACGGCAGCCTGGCATTTCGGGTGAGCACACAGAGGGATGTACTGGGATGAACCCAGTGAATACCCTGTCCAAAAAATCTTCTAGAGAAAGAATGCTGCTCCTTTGTGTCCCAGCCCAGGATCATGCTGTCCCTCCAACCTATTTCTCCCGCAGGTGACAGCTTACGAGACCAGTGGCCGTGACGAGACCTTGCCCAGCCTTTTGCACACAGCAAACAGCTCTAAAGTGGAGTTTGTCCttgctggggcagccccacggGGCAACAGCTCATGGTTCGCCCTAGAGGTGGCCACAGTGGAAGAGGCAGGAGTGGTGCAGAGGCTGCGCTTGGCACGTTCCATCGACGATGAGTACACTCCCACCATCTTTGAGGTGAGTGCATGGAGAGCGTTGGGGTCGGGTAAATCCCCTGCTGCCGTGCTCGTCGCTATAGTTTGCCCTGGCATAAATACGCTCTTCTGTTCTCTCCTCGCCAGACGTTCTCCCTGGTAGCAGAGTCCCGAAACGACAGCTCCACGCTCAGTTTCCTGCAGTGGAAGGCGACAGCCTACGGCTCGCAGGCCCCCAAGCGCGAGGACAGCATCCAGTGCCACTCCGGCAGCCTGAAAGCAGCCAACTGGACCCTGCCCAGGTCCAGCATTGTCCTTGCCTACTTTGGGGAGGGCGTAGGCAGCACCTACACAATCAGTGCTGTCAACATCTCCTTTGGGGGTGAGGACGGAAATATTTACGAGGAAAAGCGCTACCTGAGCTGGTGAGTACAGTCTCCAGGGCACCAAAGTGATGCTCTCCCTCCTACTAGTAGCTTGGATTTGGGCAATTTTCTAGGCTAGAGGGTAGCAACTCTGTCCCTTTGACAGCCTGTTTTCCTAATATCTTGTGGCAAGGAGTGCATTTTGACCCATTTTGACCTCGCCATCCACCAGCATGGGAAACCACCTTCTACTGTTTGTGCGGGATCCTGACAAGAAATTCCTTTCGGGAAAGAAAGCCCCAGATAACTCCCCTCCATGGGACAGAGTTGATCCCCATCTCTGTGGCTGATGTGCCTCATTTCTTCCTGCAGGTCTGCACTGCTGGGCTTTGGGCAGCCCCCCAAGGACACCTTCTCTCCCCTGGTCATCTCCATCATGGCCGTGGCGCTGGGCACCCCCATGGTGCTGCTAGTGGTGGGCAGCTGTGTGGTTCTCTTTGCCCAGGGGAAACGCTACACTGAGTATGAGCCCATCAACTGAGTGGGGTGGGCTCTGGAGAGTCTTCCAGGCTCCTTCTTGTCCCCGGGGAAGCAACCACTACTGCTACAGGGCCTCCAATGCCTGCaatcttctctgttttccactCTCACCCTGCAGTTCAGGCTCAGAGGGGACACGGACAACATTTGCACTAGTTGCCCATGTCACATGTCCCTCTGGCGGGCTGTCTCCTACTGCCCAGATCCTGCATCTGATGACacttcttcctctgtcttttcctgACCCACCCAGCCAAGGACAGTGAGTGGGGGGAGTTGGTCAGGGTTTTTCTGAGCCAGGGAAAGATCATCCCAAGGGATGAGACCACTgctgtcctctttgcacccaagcagcagcagggatgggctGTGCCCTGTCCTGTGCCAATTCCAGAGCTCTCAAGGCTCTGCTTAAGCAGCTCCAGTCTAGGAGCAAGGCTGGAGGACAGGGCTGGGACTGGTGCTGCTCCTGACAGCACGCAAGGTGCCTTTCTGTTTCCCGCTGTGCTGGGGGCATCTTGGTGTAGccccccacagcagcccccgCTGGGGATCACACACTTGCTCGATCCCCACTTCAAATGGGAGCCTCGTGCTGTGCTGGCCTCGGTGAGGGCTGCTGGCACAAGAAGAAAACTCGCTGCTGCTTTGTAGCAGATGCTTGAGCTCAGGTCCAAGGCTGATCTGGCCTAGCCATCACTTAAACCCCATCTGGGCTCTGCAGGATCAGCTTGGATCAGCTCTCCATGTGCTTGAAGCTGTGGGACCTGCATGATCCAGGGCTGCTCGGTGGTTGTGGAGGCACCACATCACTTAGAAGTGTGCTGGGCTTTTGTGTTCACAGTCACTGACTTGTCTTGTGACCAAATAAAAGGGATTTCTAAGAGTAGTTTCCTGGGGAAACACTGCACTATGGGAAAGTGGGATGAGTTCTGGGGCCCTGTGGGGATTAAAGGAAGGgtgctgcagctcacagcaggaGCCAAGGTATGAAAGCCCCTCTGAGAAGAGGGAGGTTCATAATCTCTAGTGGTTCATGGTTGTTCCAGGGGTGGTTTTGGCTATGAGCCATGGGGTCAGCATGAGCCCAGGCCCTAAGCCATATTCCTGTTCCAAAGCACATTTGAAAGAGTCAGGCTATTCCCATTTTCCAGCTTGGTAGAGCTGCACTGGGTGAATTGCTCCCATGATATAGCAGCTGGGGATGAGAGGCTGAAGTCAAATGCTTGGCAAGATTTAGAGCTGAAGGGGCTTTCCTCTTATTTGGGGGATTTTTATAGCTGTTTTTTTGGGTTATGTCTGAGACTCAGAGAGCCATGACAACCAGGCTTATACAGGGCTGGATGTGCAGGGGTCCCCTTATGCCTGCCAAGGGCTACAGGGTAGGTCTCAGCACTCAAACCCCAGTGGGGTGCAGGCTGTAATCCCATCAGGGGGGTGGATTTGGCTGtcccagcccaggcagcagcacatctGCGGCTGTCTAACCTGTCCCAGCCTCTCCCTGCGTCTGTCCcaggggcagagctgtctcCGACCCGGCAGACTGGTTTGTGAGCTGGGTGCTGAACCCCTGCCaggaggaagaggtggaggaggaaggagctgggtggGACTGGCCGTGTCACcgtgcagggatggggcagtcACAGTGCTGGGAAATAGACAGCAGGGGGAgaccccccctcctcccccccccccccccggtggaATTTCACTCTCCTTCCCCAAAACAGCCACGCACACACCCGCTCAGTTGAAGGGCTTTATTGGGCAAAGCCAGCTCCAGGAGGAAGTCCAGCAAAAGCCTGCCCAAACCATCCTCAAGGAGCATGTCGTTCTGCTCCTGGCTCTTGTCCGGTGGTGTCATTTGTCCACCTGCAGTAAAACTCCCCATGAAGAAGGCTTTACAACTCAACCATCTCAACCCCAGGGGCCTTACTAGgtccaggcagggagcaggggcccTGTCTGTCCCCCCACCTCCACCTtcagggcagagcagcaaggagggctCAGCCCCTCTGCACCTCGGACCTGGCACCTGGTCCCCTTGGGGCTCCCTCACCCCCAGTACCGGAGTTTGGCCCCGCTCTCCTTGGAGCGCTCCTCGGGCTTCGGTGCTGCCACGGCAAGGAGGTTTTCAGGCTCCAGGACAAACATGCTGTACAGGTTCCAGAGCAGCATGGCCAGGAGGGGCAGGAAGGTCATGCTGAAGCCAAAGGCACGGAAGGAGCGCCCAATGGGCGTTATGACAGCCAGTAGATCAGCCTGGA from Aythya fuligula isolate bAytFul2 chromosome 28, bAytFul2.pri, whole genome shotgun sequence encodes the following:
- the CCT3 gene encoding T-complex protein 1 subunit gamma, giving the protein MMGPRPVLVLSQNMKRESGRKVQTGNITAAKTIADIIRTCLGPRAMMKMLLDPMGGIVMTNDGNAILREIQVQHPAAKSMIEISRTQDEEVGDGTTSVIILAGEMLSVAEHFLEQQMHPTVIIGAYRKALDDMISILKKIGTPVDVNNREMMLKIIKSAINTKAINRWSDLACTIALDAVKTVEFEENGRKEIDIKKYAKVEKIPGGFSEDSCVLRGIMVNKDVTHPRMRRLIKNPRIVLLDCSLEYKKGESQTDIEITREEDFARILQMEEEYIQQICEDLMRVKPDLVITEKGISDLAQHYLMRANITAIRRVRKTDNNRIARACGARIVSRTDELREEDVGTGARLFEVKKIGDEYFAFITDCKDPKACTIILRGASKEILAEVERNLQDAMQVCRNVLIDPQLVPGGGATEMAVSHALTEKSKGMTGVEQWPYRAVAQALEVIPRTLIQNCGASTIRVLTSLRAKHTQEGSQTWGVNGETGALVDMKDLGIWEPLAVKLQTYKTAVETAVLLLRIDDIVSGHKKKGDEQSKQPAATEASQE
- the GLMP gene encoding glycosylated lysosomal membrane protein codes for the protein MRQLLLLAGLLAAAGGREVWMQYNPGWNGSSVNLLHVRAVGPNDTLHYIWSSIGAPAVLLVVTEGTSSALHVNWTQLLSPTPDGAIRIEPAGSVVYSTAVVFTKVFEYSKANVQEEVFYPTYDLSDFSWDSVNRTLNHTALTAEFVGGPATDPSGSFSNGSLAFRVTAYETSGRDETLPSLLHTANSSKVEFVLAGAAPRGNSSWFALEVATVEEAGVVQRLRLARSIDDEYTPTIFETFSLVAESRNDSSTLSFLQWKATAYGSQAPKREDSIQCHSGSLKAANWTLPRSSIVLAYFGEGVGSTYTISAVNISFGGEDGNIYEEKRYLSWSALLGFGQPPKDTFSPLVISIMAVALGTPMVLLVVGSCVVLFAQGKRYTEYEPIN